One part of the Dioscorea cayenensis subsp. rotundata cultivar TDr96_F1 chromosome 2, TDr96_F1_v2_PseudoChromosome.rev07_lg8_w22 25.fasta, whole genome shotgun sequence genome encodes these proteins:
- the LOC120269175 gene encoding LOW QUALITY PROTEIN: pentatricopeptide repeat-containing protein At1g55630-like (The sequence of the model RefSeq protein was modified relative to this genomic sequence to represent the inferred CDS: deleted 2 bases in 2 codons): protein MLLLRFSPRSILTPRRRRLLSSSGHRPPPPTEEDEDEDEDDPHPSSRRRQSLLSDADQIISILKQDGLGFEARTALNDLHPNLTAALVHLVLRRIHSSMTTANKSRSAKLAFKFFAWASDQPHYSHPTHIYNLTMKIFSDADELKNMFKLLNEMTIRGLPITAHTLQIIICSCGQAGLARNVVERFIRSNNFNFRPFKSSFNAILHSLLTIDQFRLIEWVHQQMLAADHSPDTLTYNILMFAKLKLGKPTEFYNLITEMAHRGIPPDLHTYNLILHVLGKGDNPAGATKLLNNMEADGCRPSVLHFTNLIDGLSRAGNLRACEHFFDEMKKNHCEPDVVCYTVMINGYLVAGEFGKAQELFDEMLVRGHLPNVFTYNSMIRGLCVAEKFDEACAMLKEMDARGCTPNFSVYSTLVGRLRRAGRVAQARAVIGYMVDKGHYLHLVSKFKGYRRC from the exons ATGCTTCTTCTCCGCTTCTCTCCTCGATCCATCCTCACACCTCGCCGGCGCCGTCTCCTCTCCTCCTCCGGCCACCGTCCCCCACCTCCCACcgaagaagacgaagacgaagacgaagacgatcCCCACCCCTCCTCCCGTCGCCGTCAATCCCTCCTCTCCGATGCCGATCAAATCATCTCCATCCTCAAACAAGACGGTCTCGGCTTCGAAGCCCGCACCGCCCTCAACGATCTCCATCCAAATCTCACCGCCGCCCTCGTTCACCTCGTCCTCCGCCGCATCCACTCCTCCATGACCACCGCCAACAAATCCCGATCCGCCAAACTCGCCTTCAAATTCTTCGCTTGGGCTTCCGATCAACCCCACTACTCCCACCCCACCCACATCTACAATCTCACCATGAAGATCTTCTCCGACGCCGACGAGCTCAAGAACATGTTCAAACTCCTCAACGAGATGACCATCAGAGGCCTCCCCATCACCGCTCACACTCTCCAAATCATCATCTGCTCTTGCGGCCAAGCCGGCCTCGCCCGCAACGTCGTCGAGCGTTTCATCCGTTCCAATAACTTCAATTTCCGGCCTTTCAAGTCCTCC TTCAACGCCATCCTCCATTCCCTTCTCACCATCGATCAATTCCGTTTGATCGAATGGGTTCACCAGCAAATGCTCGCCGCCGACCACTCCCCGGACACTCTCACCTACAACATCCTCATGTTCGCCAAGCTAAAGCTCGGAAAACCCACCGAATTCTACAACCTCATTACCGAGATGGCTCACCGTGGCATCCCTCCCGACCTCCACACCTACAACCTCATCCTCCACGTCCTCGGCAAAGGCGACAATCCCGCAGGCGCAACC AAGCTCCTGAACAACATGGAAGCAGACGGTTGCCGTCCCAGTGTCCTCCACTTCACCAACCTCATCGACGGCCTCAGCCGCGCCGGAAATTTACGAGCTTGTGAGCACTTCTTCGACGAGATGAAGAAGAACCACTGCGAACCAGATGTAGTTTGCTACACAGTGATGATCAATGGGTACCTCGTCGCCGGCGAGTTTGGGAAAGCACAGGAGTTGTTCGATGAAATGCTTGTGAGAGGGCATTTGCCGAATGTTTTCACTTATAATTCGATGATTCGTGGGCTTTGTGTTGCCGAGAAGTTTGATGAAGCTTGTGCGATGCTTAAAGAGATGGATGCGCGAGGATGCACTCCGAATTTCTCGGTTTATAGTACTTTGGTTGGGAGATTGAGGCGTGCTGGCAGGGTTGCTCAGGCTCGTGCTGTCATTGGGTATATGGTTGATAAGGGACATTATTTGCACCTTGTTTCCAAGTTTAAGGGATACAGGAGATGCTAG